From the Streptomyces pluripotens genome, one window contains:
- the ssuE gene encoding NADPH-dependent FMN reductase has translation MSNVLVISGSPSPMSKTELVGDHVARRLAEYEWHTGHLRVRTLPATPLLHAHAAHPAIAAALDQVSRADGIVLATPTYKASFSGLLKTFLDLLPQYGFTHKAVLPLATGGSAAHVLALDYALRPVVHSLGARHVVQSVFVLDKHVVHEDGNLHIGQSGSVMLDAVIEQFRKALVGTS, from the coding sequence GTGTCCAACGTGTTGGTAATTTCGGGAAGCCCGTCACCGATGTCCAAGACCGAACTCGTCGGGGACCACGTGGCGCGGCGACTGGCCGAGTACGAGTGGCACACCGGGCACCTGAGGGTACGCACCCTGCCCGCCACACCACTGCTCCACGCACACGCGGCGCACCCGGCCATCGCCGCCGCGCTGGACCAGGTCTCGCGGGCCGACGGCATCGTGCTGGCCACACCGACGTACAAGGCGAGTTTCTCCGGACTGCTCAAGACGTTCCTCGACTTGCTGCCGCAGTACGGATTCACCCACAAGGCCGTCCTCCCCCTCGCGACCGGCGGCAGCGCCGCGCACGTCCTGGCGCTGGACTACGCGCTGCGCCCGGTGGTGCACTCCCTGGGCGCCCGGCACGTCGTACAGAGCGTCTTCGTGCTCGACAAACACGTGGTCCACGAAGACGGGAACCTGCACATCGGGCAGAGCGGCTCCGTGATGCTCGATGCGGTGATCGAGCAGTTCCGCAAGGCGCTCGTCGGAACCTCGTGA
- a CDS encoding MFS transporter yields the protein MRRNTSITLLSVGHACVDVYQGAVASLVPFFVAERAYSYAAVSGIVLAASLLSSVAQPVFGVLTDRWAMPWLLPVSTLLGGVGIALSGVSGSYGLTLVFVAISGVGVAAYHPESARVARLASQGSHSAMSWFSLGGNLGFALAPLLVTAVVATGGLRLTPLLVLPALAGSTLCLPVLRALGQRQASGAGPAGAAGNDDKGSFVKLSLAVVCRSIVFIGLSTFISLYAKQRMDGSTAAGTAALFVLYLGGAVGSVLGGALANRWDRVTVARWSYLMTVAAVAGVVFVPGPALYVFVALTSAGLYVPFSLQVTLGQDYLPSRMGTASGITLGLTVSIGGLMSPVIGGIADATSLRTALAPLILMPALSWLLFRTLPEPTVPRPGTAAPTKGDDTDAALSPARPDRR from the coding sequence GTGCGAAGGAATACATCGATCACCCTGTTGTCCGTGGGGCACGCCTGTGTCGACGTCTACCAGGGCGCCGTGGCGTCCTTGGTCCCGTTCTTCGTGGCCGAGCGCGCCTACAGCTACGCCGCCGTCTCCGGCATCGTGTTGGCCGCCTCCTTGCTGTCATCGGTGGCCCAGCCGGTGTTCGGTGTCCTTACCGACCGGTGGGCGATGCCGTGGCTGCTGCCGGTGAGCACGCTGCTGGGCGGTGTGGGCATCGCTCTGAGCGGGGTGAGCGGTTCGTACGGGCTCACTCTCGTGTTCGTGGCGATCTCCGGCGTCGGTGTGGCCGCCTACCACCCCGAGTCCGCCCGGGTCGCACGGCTCGCCAGCCAAGGCAGCCACAGCGCCATGAGCTGGTTTTCGCTGGGCGGCAACCTCGGTTTCGCGCTGGCCCCGCTCTTGGTCACCGCGGTCGTGGCCACCGGCGGGCTGCGTCTGACACCGCTGCTGGTGCTGCCTGCGCTCGCCGGCAGCACCTTGTGTCTGCCCGTGCTGCGTGCTCTGGGACAGCGGCAGGCCTCGGGGGCCGGTCCGGCGGGTGCGGCCGGGAACGACGACAAGGGGTCGTTCGTGAAGCTGTCGCTGGCCGTGGTGTGCCGCTCGATCGTCTTCATCGGCCTGAGCACGTTCATCTCTTTGTATGCAAAGCAGCGCATGGATGGCAGCACCGCCGCGGGGACCGCGGCACTGTTCGTGCTCTACCTCGGCGGCGCGGTCGGCTCCGTGCTGGGCGGCGCACTGGCCAACCGGTGGGACCGGGTCACGGTCGCCCGCTGGTCGTACCTGATGACGGTCGCCGCGGTCGCCGGCGTGGTCTTCGTGCCGGGTCCAGCCCTGTACGTGTTCGTGGCACTGACCTCGGCCGGCCTGTACGTCCCGTTCTCACTCCAGGTCACCCTCGGCCAGGACTACCTGCCCTCGCGGATGGGCACCGCCAGCGGGATCACCCTCGGCCTGACCGTCAGCATCGGCGGTCTGATGAGCCCCGTCATCGGCGGTATCGCCGACGCGACCTCCCTGCGCACCGCCCTGGCCCCCTTGATCCTGATGCCGGCGCTGAGCTGGCTGCTGTTCCGGACCCTGCCCGAACCCACCGTGCCGCGGCCCGGAACCGCGGCGCCCACGAAGGGAGACGACACCGATGCCGCACTCTCTCCCGCCCGGCCCGACCGCCGCTGA
- a CDS encoding AraC family transcriptional regulator, giving the protein MTQIRHEPVAPTRTQWLAPGSAIDAHRHDDHQIVYAGRGVLGVATSAGSWVAPGTRAIWVPAGTMHAHQAHGELELHLVGLPATENPLSLDTPTVLAVSPLLRELIVAYTRTPDDDSPERARLRAVLIDQLRVSPQQPLHLPTPSSPLLRAVCDILRADPADGRTLAELGREVGASDRTLSRLFRRDLGMTFPQWRTQLRLHHALVLLAGRTPVTAVAHRCGWSSASAFIDVFRRTFGHTPGSHSIG; this is encoded by the coding sequence ATGACGCAGATCCGCCATGAGCCTGTGGCTCCGACCCGCACCCAGTGGTTGGCGCCCGGCAGCGCGATAGACGCCCACCGGCACGACGACCACCAGATCGTCTACGCCGGCCGGGGCGTGCTGGGCGTCGCCACCAGCGCCGGTTCCTGGGTTGCCCCCGGCACCCGTGCCATCTGGGTGCCGGCCGGCACCATGCACGCCCATCAGGCCCACGGCGAACTTGAGCTGCACCTGGTCGGGCTGCCCGCGACCGAGAACCCGCTCAGCCTGGACACCCCGACCGTGCTGGCCGTGAGCCCGCTGCTGCGCGAACTGATCGTCGCCTACACCCGCACCCCGGACGACGACAGTCCCGAGCGGGCCCGTCTGCGTGCGGTGCTGATCGACCAGCTGAGAGTGTCGCCGCAGCAGCCACTGCACCTGCCCACGCCTTCTTCGCCCCTGTTGCGGGCGGTGTGCGACATCCTGCGCGCCGATCCCGCGGACGGCCGCACGCTCGCCGAACTGGGCCGCGAGGTCGGGGCGAGCGACCGCACCCTGTCCCGGCTGTTCCGGCGCGACCTGGGCATGACGTTCCCGCAGTGGCGCACCCAGCTGCGGCTCCACCATGCGCTGGTCCTGCTTGCCGGGAGAACTCCGGTGACCGCCGTGGCGCACCGGTGCGGCTGGTCGTCGGCCAGCGCGTTCATCGACGTCTTCCGGCGTACCTTCGGTCACACGCCGGGCTCTCACTCGATCGGTTGA
- a CDS encoding MarR family winged helix-turn-helix transcriptional regulator: protein MSRDDITLGELSGRDHAFYGLVWAGTTLTARVDHALSRAQDLPLSWFEVMLWLQAQPEPVAPSVLGAKTLLSRSQVSRVVDALQARGLIERVPSPTDARSVRIALTDDGRRVFAEADATRRHALADVFDDLLDDTDIAALNTVWAKLKGESAQGRAQPAGP, encoded by the coding sequence ATGAGCCGCGACGACATCACCCTGGGAGAACTGTCAGGGCGTGATCACGCCTTCTACGGCCTCGTCTGGGCGGGCACCACCCTGACCGCCCGGGTGGACCACGCACTGTCCCGTGCCCAGGACCTGCCCCTGTCCTGGTTCGAGGTCATGCTCTGGCTGCAGGCGCAGCCGGAGCCCGTCGCGCCCTCGGTACTCGGGGCGAAGACCCTGCTCAGCCGGAGTCAGGTGTCCCGGGTCGTCGACGCGCTCCAGGCCCGCGGCCTCATCGAGCGTGTGCCCTCGCCGACCGACGCCAGGTCGGTGCGCATAGCCCTCACCGACGACGGCCGACGGGTCTTCGCCGAGGCCGACGCCACGCGGCGCCACGCCCTGGCCGACGTCTTCGACGACCTCCTCGACGACACGGACATCGCCGCCCTCAACACGGTCTGGGCCAAGCTCAAGGGTGAATCCGCCCAGGGGCGCGCACAGCCCGCCGGGCCATAA
- a CDS encoding SDR family oxidoreductase, which produces MTRADTSGKTVLITGASSGIGLAAAVACARTGWTVVATMRDLRKADALREAAAGAGVGHRVHTKRLDVVDPGTVASCIDESAAEFGRLDALVNNAGAGQVGTIEQGTVEDVRAAMEVNFFGVVGVTRAALPHLRTARGRLLTVTSVGGVVGQPFNEAYCAAKFAVEGFMESLAPVAATVGVDVTVVEPGAVASEFVSNVGLDVSAMLDDAGPYAPALRAYIDRTRQSFSSAQTPAQAAAPIVEALNCDKPPFRIQTSDWAREFVGTKLTDLDGSGVTGMTAGWVG; this is translated from the coding sequence ATGACCCGTGCCGACACCTCCGGCAAGACCGTACTGATCACAGGCGCCTCCTCGGGCATCGGATTGGCTGCCGCGGTGGCCTGCGCGCGGACGGGGTGGACCGTCGTGGCCACCATGCGCGACCTGCGCAAGGCGGACGCCCTGCGCGAGGCGGCGGCCGGCGCCGGTGTCGGGCACCGGGTGCATACCAAGCGCCTCGACGTCGTCGACCCCGGGACCGTGGCCTCCTGCATCGACGAGTCCGCCGCCGAGTTCGGCCGCCTCGACGCGTTGGTCAACAACGCGGGGGCCGGGCAGGTCGGCACCATCGAGCAGGGCACGGTCGAGGACGTCCGCGCCGCCATGGAGGTGAACTTCTTCGGTGTCGTCGGCGTCACGCGCGCGGCCCTGCCGCACCTGCGTACCGCCCGCGGTCGTCTCCTCACCGTCACCAGCGTCGGTGGTGTCGTCGGACAGCCCTTCAACGAGGCCTACTGTGCGGCCAAGTTCGCGGTGGAGGGCTTCATGGAGTCCCTCGCCCCGGTTGCCGCGACCGTCGGCGTCGATGTCACGGTGGTCGAACCCGGGGCGGTGGCAAGCGAATTCGTATCCAACGTGGGCCTGGACGTGTCCGCGATGCTGGACGACGCCGGCCCCTACGCCCCGGCCCTCAGGGCCTATATCGACCGCACTCGGCAGTCCTTCAGCAGCGCCCAGACGCCCGCACAGGCCGCCGCTCCGATCGTCGAGGCGCTGAACTGCGACAAGCCGCCGTTCCGGATCCAGACCTCAGACTGGGCGCGGGAGTTCGTCGGTACGAAGCTCACCGATCTGGACGGTTCCGGCGTCACCGGCATGACGGCGGGTTGGGTCGGCTGA
- a CDS encoding MarR family winged helix-turn-helix transcriptional regulator translates to MTGTAGTDTARLMELLSVSLAAYYGDFTVSAARENLTASQGKTLTVLRRGAASMSVLATTLTCDASNMTGIVDRLEKRGLVRREPSPSDRRVKNVALTADGERVIDTIRGRMHHTIAGLERLSTQERDTLYTLLERAFTAPPEAA, encoded by the coding sequence ATGACAGGAACCGCCGGCACCGACACGGCCCGACTCATGGAGCTCCTCTCCGTGTCACTGGCCGCCTACTACGGCGACTTCACGGTCTCCGCCGCGAGGGAGAACCTCACGGCCAGCCAGGGCAAGACACTCACCGTGCTGCGACGGGGAGCCGCGTCCATGAGCGTCCTGGCCACCACCCTGACCTGTGACGCCTCGAACATGACCGGGATCGTCGACCGGCTGGAGAAGCGCGGCCTGGTACGCCGCGAGCCCAGCCCGTCCGACCGGCGCGTCAAGAACGTCGCCCTCACCGCCGACGGCGAGCGGGTCATCGACACCATCCGCGGCAGGATGCACCACACGATCGCCGGCCTGGAGCGACTGAGCACGCAGGAACGGGACACCTTGTACACGCTGCTGGAGCGCGCCTTCACGGCGCCGCCCGAAGCCGCCTGA
- a CDS encoding MFS transporter gives MKQGETHVSHAQQAVPRRRSGDTTVVLVLGLAAMVVSMMQTLVVPILGIIQNDLKATTANVSWVATATLLSAAVFTPLFGRFGDQHGKKPTLVGVLLVMIAGSVLAATTTSLTWLIVGRVMQGAATAIFPLALSILREEIRPEKLHGAMALVSGTLAFGSGLALVGAGLLTRGSAPDYHRVFWLAVLLAVVALAGVLFIVPASRTKTGGRTDWLGALTLAALLVLFLLPISQGHQWGWTSGRTVGSFAGAVVMAVVWVVAERKVAEPMVDMKMFAHPPVLFTNLAGLMLGFAMFAQFIGVSYLVQMPEHVVGYGFGASVLEASVVYLLPTTLVSLVGAQVGGVLVRRLGARVTLAVGACFGVLGFTWLSAAHDTTASVIGAGMVIGLAISFGYAAMPALIVAGVPAHQTGIANGINSISRSVGSAIASAVITSLLASKTVPLPAGMPALPEESQFTLSFVIAGAAFFLVVVVAVLALKPDRAPVLKAAAETGATKGAEAELAAETV, from the coding sequence ATGAAACAGGGGGAGACGCACGTGTCTCACGCACAGCAGGCGGTGCCTCGACGGCGCTCAGGAGACACCACGGTCGTCCTGGTGCTCGGGCTTGCCGCCATGGTCGTTTCGATGATGCAGACCCTGGTCGTCCCGATCCTGGGCATCATCCAGAACGACCTCAAGGCCACGACCGCCAACGTCAGCTGGGTGGCCACGGCCACGCTGCTCTCGGCGGCCGTCTTCACCCCGCTGTTCGGCCGCTTCGGCGATCAGCACGGAAAGAAGCCCACCCTCGTCGGCGTGCTGCTCGTGATGATTGCGGGCTCGGTGCTCGCCGCTACCACCACCTCGCTGACCTGGTTGATCGTCGGCCGGGTGATGCAGGGAGCGGCAACCGCGATCTTCCCCCTGGCCCTGTCCATCCTGCGCGAAGAGATCAGGCCGGAGAAGCTGCACGGCGCCATGGCCCTGGTCAGCGGCACACTGGCGTTCGGCAGCGGACTCGCGCTGGTCGGCGCTGGCCTGCTCACCCGGGGCTCCGCCCCCGATTACCATCGGGTCTTCTGGCTCGCGGTCCTGCTCGCCGTGGTGGCGCTGGCCGGCGTCCTGTTCATCGTGCCCGCCTCCCGGACGAAGACGGGGGGACGCACGGACTGGCTCGGTGCCCTCACCCTGGCGGCGCTGCTGGTGCTGTTCCTGCTGCCCATCTCCCAGGGGCACCAGTGGGGATGGACGTCCGGCCGGACGGTCGGCTCCTTCGCCGGGGCGGTCGTGATGGCGGTGGTCTGGGTCGTCGCCGAGCGCAAGGTAGCGGAACCGATGGTGGACATGAAGATGTTCGCCCACCCTCCCGTCCTCTTCACCAACCTGGCCGGCCTGATGCTGGGCTTTGCGATGTTTGCCCAGTTCATCGGCGTCTCGTACCTCGTCCAGATGCCCGAGCACGTCGTCGGCTACGGCTTCGGAGCCTCCGTGCTGGAGGCGTCCGTCGTGTACCTGCTGCCGACCACACTCGTTTCGCTGGTGGGCGCGCAGGTGGGCGGTGTGCTGGTGCGCCGGCTCGGCGCACGCGTCACGCTGGCCGTCGGGGCCTGCTTCGGCGTGCTCGGCTTCACCTGGCTGAGCGCAGCGCACGACACCACGGCCTCGGTGATCGGCGCGGGCATGGTCATCGGCTTGGCGATCAGCTTCGGTTACGCAGCGATGCCCGCGCTTATCGTCGCCGGAGTCCCGGCCCATCAGACCGGCATCGCCAACGGCATCAACTCCATCTCCCGGTCGGTCGGCAGCGCCATAGCGAGCGCGGTGATCACCTCACTGCTCGCGTCGAAGACCGTCCCGCTGCCCGCCGGCATGCCCGCACTGCCCGAGGAGAGCCAGTTCACGCTGAGCTTCGTCATCGCGGGCGCCGCGTTCTTCCTGGTCGTCGTCGTGGCCGTCCTCGCGCTCAAGCCGGACCGTGCGCCGGTGCTGAAGGCGGCCGCAGAAACCGGGGCGACCAAGGGTGCGGAGGCCGAACTCGCTGCTGAGACCGTGTGA
- a CDS encoding maleylpyruvate isomerase family mycothiol-dependent enzyme, producing MTLKTSDHCDHGSIRPPLDHHAAVAAETARFVAAVGGADPSTPVPHCPGWTMADLIKHTGSVQRWFSVLLRERVQQAPRSREVELRLPKREDGYADWLAESATVAAEVFAVTDPELPMWAWGADQHARFWARRMLFETLVHRVDAESALGLQPAIDRPAAVDGIDEFLVNLPFATFFAPKVANLRGSDRTIRFCATDGNDEWLVRLCPDGFGLDTVHPAASTADATVRGTASDLLLLVYGRLPHDAQTLAVEGDEGLLAHWFAHSAF from the coding sequence GTGACCTTGAAGACCTCGGACCACTGTGACCACGGCTCCATTCGCCCCCCGCTCGACCACCACGCCGCGGTCGCGGCCGAGACGGCCCGGTTCGTCGCGGCGGTCGGGGGCGCCGACCCGTCGACACCTGTGCCCCACTGCCCCGGCTGGACGATGGCCGATTTGATCAAGCACACGGGCAGCGTCCAGCGCTGGTTCTCGGTCCTGTTGCGGGAGCGTGTCCAGCAAGCCCCGCGCAGCCGCGAAGTGGAACTGCGGCTCCCAAAGCGGGAGGACGGCTACGCCGACTGGCTCGCCGAGAGTGCGACCGTGGCCGCGGAGGTCTTCGCGGTCACCGACCCGGAGCTGCCGATGTGGGCGTGGGGCGCCGACCAGCACGCCCGCTTCTGGGCCCGCCGGATGCTCTTCGAGACCCTTGTGCACCGGGTCGACGCCGAGTCGGCGCTCGGTCTCCAGCCCGCGATCGACCGCCCGGCCGCGGTGGACGGGATCGACGAGTTCCTGGTCAACCTGCCCTTTGCCACCTTCTTCGCCCCCAAGGTGGCCAACCTGCGGGGCTCCGACCGGACCATCCGTTTCTGCGCCACCGACGGGAATGACGAGTGGCTCGTGCGCCTGTGCCCCGACGGCTTCGGACTCGACACGGTTCACCCGGCCGCGAGCACTGCCGACGCGACCGTCCGGGGAACTGCGTCCGACCTGCTCCTGCTCGTGTACGGCCGCCTGCCCCACGACGCACAGACCCTCGCGGTGGAGGGGGACGAGGGACTGCTGGCCCACTGGTTCGCCCACTCCGCCTTCTGA
- a CDS encoding Rv1733c family protein codes for MRKGRPARRTYRRAKPLLWRWRSNPIRRRDDLLEAWLLLAVWVLIAVGGTLVGVVTAEATDRAFARQREERTPVRAVLLTDARRTTASGAGKALDSAQVRWTSPDGSVHNGTALVPAGQKTGSPARVWIDTQGKPSAQPPDPATAAVEAVLLGASAALALSGVVYGAGSAGRWWLDRRRIALWDREWTLVGPRWDHKTG; via the coding sequence ATGCGCAAGGGCCGGCCCGCGAGGCGCACGTACAGGCGAGCGAAGCCGCTGCTGTGGCGGTGGCGGAGCAACCCGATCCGTCGACGCGACGATCTGCTGGAGGCATGGCTCCTGCTGGCCGTGTGGGTCCTCATCGCGGTGGGCGGCACCCTCGTCGGCGTGGTGACCGCCGAGGCCACCGACCGGGCCTTCGCCCGGCAGCGCGAAGAGCGGACCCCCGTCCGTGCCGTACTTCTCACCGATGCGCGGCGCACGACCGCCTCGGGGGCCGGTAAAGCCCTCGACTCAGCTCAGGTCCGTTGGACGTCCCCGGACGGCTCCGTGCACAACGGCACCGCGCTGGTGCCCGCCGGGCAGAAGACCGGTTCGCCGGCCAGGGTCTGGATCGACACGCAGGGGAAACCGAGCGCCCAGCCGCCCGATCCCGCCACGGCAGCGGTCGAGGCGGTCCTTCTCGGCGCCTCGGCCGCACTCGCCCTGAGCGGCGTGGTGTACGGCGCCGGCAGCGCCGGGCGGTGGTGGCTCGACCGGCGGCGCATCGCGCTCTGGGACAGGGAGTGGACCCTGGTCGGACCCCGATGGGACCACAAGACCGGCTGA
- a CDS encoding STAS domain-containing protein yields the protein MAETVIRSEFHLTERAVGGTTVVELRGEIDILTALSLAARLDDLTAVVCPDLVVDLRSVSFIDCAGLGLLCRARNRAMERHGRLRLVTEGSRFLRVLHGAGLDGVFERYDRLSEALAAVPAGGLAVAAG from the coding sequence ATGGCCGAAACCGTCATCAGGTCCGAATTCCACCTCACCGAACGTGCCGTCGGCGGGACGACCGTCGTGGAGTTGCGCGGCGAGATCGACATCCTCACGGCGCTGTCCCTGGCGGCGCGTCTCGACGACCTCACAGCCGTCGTATGCCCGGATCTCGTGGTGGACCTTCGTAGCGTGTCCTTCATCGACTGCGCCGGACTGGGGCTGCTGTGTCGGGCACGGAACCGGGCCATGGAACGGCACGGCCGGCTGCGGCTCGTCACGGAGGGCAGTCGGTTCCTGCGGGTACTGCACGGAGCGGGACTGGACGGGGTCTTCGAGAGGTACGACCGCCTGTCCGAAGCCCTCGCTGCGGTGCCGGCCGGGGGCCTGGCCGTCGCAGCGGGCTGA
- a CDS encoding pyridoxamine 5'-phosphate oxidase family protein gives MYPNDGFRELDRHECLDLLATAPVGRVVHTRQALPAVVPVNFGLDAGGAVLLRTSAASELAHAVDGAVVAFEADAVDADAQSGWSVVITGRAAVVTDPVETERLDRVGPSSWVPSIDEVLVRIEPELVTGRELVGGRTLYGLRLCALPPVHGCP, from the coding sequence ATGTATCCGAACGACGGTTTCCGCGAACTCGATCGGCACGAGTGCCTCGATCTGTTGGCCACGGCACCCGTCGGCCGTGTCGTCCACACTCGGCAGGCCCTGCCGGCCGTGGTACCCGTCAACTTCGGCCTGGATGCGGGCGGAGCAGTGCTGCTGCGCACGTCGGCCGCCTCCGAGCTGGCCCACGCGGTTGACGGCGCCGTGGTCGCTTTCGAGGCCGACGCGGTCGACGCGGACGCTCAATCCGGCTGGAGTGTGGTCATCACCGGCCGGGCGGCGGTCGTGACGGACCCGGTCGAGACGGAACGCCTCGACCGGGTCGGTCCGTCCTCCTGGGTTCCCTCCATCGATGAGGTCCTGGTGCGCATCGAGCCGGAACTGGTCACCGGGCGTGAGCTCGTCGGCGGTCGGACGCTGTACGGCCTGCGCCTCTGCGCCCTGCCGCCGGTGCACGGCTGCCCCTGA
- the pflB gene encoding formate C-acetyltransferase, whose product MTVAATRADVDAPAEAWRGFTGRDWRSTIDVRDFIQANYTPYAGGPEFLSGPTERTLDVWHKVSALFPEERRKGILDVDTATPSTITSHAPGYIDQDRELIVGLQTDAPLKRAIMPNGGLRMVENGLKAYGYEPDPFVTKVFGTYRKTHNDAVFDAYTPAMRAARRAGIITGLPDAYGRGRIIGDYRRVALYGTARLIEAKQAERALLDEQPSTPDVIRDREELAEQTRALGELTRMAASYGCDVSRPATTAHEAVQWLYLGFLAAVKEQNGAAMSLGRTSTFLDVYLQRDLDEGRIDESHAQELIDDFVIKLRIVRFLRTPEYDALFSGDPTWVTEAIGGIGTDGRPLVTRTSFRFLQTLYNLGPAPEPNLTVLWSSRLPEGFKRFSAQVSIDTSSIQYESDDLMRPCTGDDTAIACCVSAMAVGKQMQFFGARVNLAKALLYAINGGRDEISGEQVAPEMPVLAGEYLDYDELRQAYDRMLDWLAETYVDALNVIHFMHDKYAYERIEMALHDHPVHRFMACGIAGLSVAADSLSAVRYARVKVIRDTSGLAVDYEVEGEYPAYGNNDDRADGFAVDLVESFMAKVRKHPTYRGAEHTQSVLTITSNVVYGKHTGSTPDGRRAGQPFAPGANPMNGRDRHGMVASALSVAKLPYAEARDGISLTSTITPEGLGHDPAERAANLVGILDAYTAAGGYHMNVNVLNRATLEDAMEHPEKYPELTIRVSGYAVNFVRLTREQQLDVISRTFHGSL is encoded by the coding sequence ATGACCGTGGCAGCAACCCGCGCAGACGTGGACGCACCCGCCGAGGCCTGGCGCGGGTTCACCGGCCGTGACTGGCGCAGCACCATCGACGTACGCGATTTCATCCAGGCCAATTACACGCCCTACGCAGGCGGTCCCGAATTCCTGTCCGGCCCGACCGAGCGCACGCTCGACGTCTGGCACAAGGTCAGCGCCCTGTTCCCCGAGGAACGCCGCAAGGGCATCCTCGACGTGGACACCGCCACCCCGTCCACGATCACCTCGCACGCCCCCGGCTACATCGACCAGGACCGAGAGCTGATCGTCGGGCTGCAGACCGACGCCCCGCTGAAGCGGGCGATCATGCCCAACGGGGGCCTCCGGATGGTCGAGAACGGTCTGAAGGCGTACGGCTACGAGCCCGACCCGTTCGTGACCAAGGTCTTCGGCACCTACCGCAAGACCCACAACGACGCCGTCTTCGACGCCTACACCCCCGCGATGCGGGCCGCCCGCAGGGCCGGCATCATCACCGGGCTGCCCGACGCCTACGGCCGCGGCCGGATCATCGGCGACTACCGGCGCGTCGCGCTGTACGGCACCGCCCGGCTGATCGAAGCCAAGCAGGCCGAACGTGCCCTGCTCGACGAGCAGCCCTCCACCCCGGACGTCATCCGTGACCGCGAGGAACTGGCCGAGCAGACCAGGGCCCTGGGCGAACTGACGAGGATGGCCGCCTCCTACGGCTGCGACGTGTCCCGCCCCGCCACCACCGCGCACGAAGCGGTGCAGTGGCTCTACCTCGGTTTCCTGGCCGCGGTGAAGGAGCAGAACGGCGCGGCGATGTCGCTGGGCCGCACCTCGACCTTCCTGGACGTCTACCTTCAGCGCGACCTGGACGAGGGCCGCATCGACGAGAGCCACGCCCAGGAGCTGATCGACGACTTCGTGATCAAGCTGCGGATCGTGCGGTTCCTGCGCACGCCCGAGTACGACGCCCTGTTCTCCGGCGACCCGACCTGGGTGACCGAGGCCATAGGCGGCATCGGCACCGACGGCCGCCCGCTGGTCACCCGTACCTCCTTCCGCTTCCTGCAGACCCTCTACAACCTGGGACCGGCCCCGGAACCCAACCTCACCGTGTTGTGGTCGTCCCGGCTGCCCGAGGGGTTCAAGCGGTTCTCGGCCCAAGTCTCCATCGACACCAGTTCCATCCAGTACGAGTCAGACGACCTGATGCGTCCGTGCACCGGCGACGACACCGCGATCGCCTGCTGCGTGTCGGCGATGGCGGTCGGCAAGCAGATGCAGTTCTTCGGCGCTCGCGTGAACCTCGCCAAGGCCCTGCTGTACGCGATCAACGGGGGGCGGGACGAGATCTCCGGTGAGCAGGTGGCGCCCGAAATGCCCGTCCTGGCCGGGGAGTACCTGGACTACGACGAGCTGCGGCAGGCGTACGACCGGATGCTGGACTGGCTGGCGGAGACGTACGTGGACGCGCTCAACGTGATCCACTTCATGCACGACAAGTACGCCTACGAGCGCATCGAGATGGCGCTGCACGATCATCCGGTGCACCGCTTCATGGCCTGCGGGATCGCCGGGCTCTCGGTGGCCGCCGACAGTCTGTCCGCCGTCAGGTACGCCCGGGTGAAGGTGATCCGGGACACCTCCGGGCTGGCCGTGGACTACGAGGTCGAGGGCGAGTATCCCGCGTACGGCAACAACGACGACCGCGCGGACGGGTTCGCCGTCGACCTGGTGGAGTCCTTCATGGCCAAGGTGCGTAAGCACCCCACCTACCGGGGCGCCGAACACACCCAGTCGGTGCTGACGATCACGTCGAACGTGGTCTACGGCAAGCACACCGGCAGCACGCCCGACGGCCGGCGCGCCGGACAGCCGTTCGCACCCGGCGCGAACCCGATGAACGGGCGGGACCGCCACGGCATGGTGGCGTCGGCGCTGTCCGTGGCCAAGCTTCCGTACGCGGAGGCCCGCGACGGCATCTCCCTGACCTCGACGATCACGCCGGAGGGACTCGGTCACGACCCGGCCGAGCGCGCGGCCAACCTGGTCGGCATCCTCGATGCCTACACGGCAGCGGGCGGCTACCACATGAACGTCAACGTGCTGAACCGGGCGACCCTGGAGGACGCCATGGAACACCCCGAGAAGTACCCGGAGCTGACCATCCGGGTCTCCGGATACGCCGTCAACTTCGTCCGCCTGACCCGCGAGCAGCAGCTTGACGTGATCAGCCGCACCTTCCACGGGTCGCTGTGA